The Vanessa tameamea isolate UH-Manoa-2023 chromosome 27, ilVanTame1 primary haplotype, whole genome shotgun sequence DNA window tttgatAGATTCAGATTCCAGTAGCGAATGTTCAGATTTGGATTCGGTGAGTAAATTGAGCTTAAATCCTTCCTAGGTTATAGTGTCTATCTTAGCATTTTGACGACATTCCTTTGCTATTTTGTTTGCGTATTCAGGCCAAGATCAATGTCTGAAGGATCTAATTGTGACCAATGCGCATTAGTGAAGATGTCATAAAAGAAAAGTACATATTCAAGAAgtaaacatacaatatattacgtCTTAATAcacacgatgtttttctttaaaaagtttCGTTTACAATGGCTTCTTTTGGAATGActcatgaaaaataaaaaataaaattgtcccATAACCTTTAAGAGGTCGACATTGATTTAGTAGTTATAGTACTTCAGtacttcttttatattttatttacaaaatgactTGGAAAACATGTGTACAGCCACAATTTGGGacaacaaaactatttataatttttcaacagCTGGTCTTAATCTTGTACcttatataatacctatttaaaaaatgaaatattttaattttaaactcagTCCAAGCATAAATAGTGTgtactttaaacaaatattacctaATTTTCACCATGTATTAAATACAGcatatacatttgtattatatcattataaaaacatttttttatagtctaTATACATGACATATTACATTTAGAAAGTTGGTTAACATGATTTCATGGAAATTATagaatgtaaaagaaaaaaataatattactcaatGATATACTTTtagtattgaaattattaaaaacaaacccTTTTGATATATATGACTTGTgaatttagttaataaaacaaaaaattcaatgaataGTTATAGGGCTTTAAGTCCATCTGGGTGAGTTCCACCCACTTAGGTATTTAACTGCTGAATAGGAACATTTAGTATGGCTGTGTTCAAGTTAAAAGGATAAGTAACGAAGTATTATTCCAAGCACATCATACCTTCACAGTCGTGTAGTTCACGAGCATTATCAGTGTACGgagtgatttttaattttcttcaccAATGTCAAAtgattatttaagttaattattagttttgCACCTCAGCTTGACATGGATTtcatttaactgaaattaaacacatattcAAACCTATCCATCTGCTTTGTGGAACTCTATCCGGGTAGGTAACATTccctcatcacatattctacggtaatatatagtattgtcATGTTCCAGTTTAAAGCTAAAGCCAgtgtactacaggcacaagagacataacatcttaactcctaAAAGTTTGGCGGTGCATTCGATgtaaaggatggttaatatctctAGCAGCACCAATGTATGTGGGTAGTGGTAGCTATTaatcatcaggtggctcatttaaacataattaatttttttttatttttctctttacaatttttttctcattCAACAAAGTCAGGATCTGATtatgaaattcaaataattactcGCACTGTTAAATAGATTTCTGTCAATCTAATCTTAAAAGTTTGTCTATGACATTTCAGAATTATTCTTAAATCatgggttttttttatttatgtttttttttgctattgttATGGAATTATATCTGGCTTCATACCAAGTATCATCAATTTCAAATTGGCTGTGGAAGAGCAATGCACAAGCAGAGTtacctttatatattagtatagatttgtttattatcttatgacaaattaaacagaaataaatgaaGGAACAGCGactattaatagtaattaactatacaattgtaattaaattaagtttttaaatgacCATATATATCTCATTAACTTAATTCCAGTACAGTTATCATTCACTCCCATTCAGGTGTGAGGAATTCACGAAGGAAGGTTCTAGAAACGTTGACTTTGaagctataatattttttttttatttaagttagttTTTGAGAATAGCCCGTTTAATCCAAGTTTACTCTTCAGctgtgtaatataaataaagatatagatTAGGGATATTAAACTGATAAGAAATGTTCAAATACTGGCCTCCGACTGAcatgaatttttaaatacagtcacataaaaatatatacatatatatacactaaCATAGCATACCAGACATCCTATtgatatactaaattaaaataaagtaatatttttatgatatatatatacttgggGATCCAAATCTGACTAACCTATATGTATTAACAAGAAATCATTCATACATTTCTTACTGTTAAGGGAGAATTTATACGAAACTCATTAGATTGAGCAATTTTCAATGACTCAATTTTTGTCATAATCGCATTTaacgaaagtaactcttgtcTGTTGCTTTCACGGCGAAAtgactgaatcgaatttgatgaaatttggtatggagctAGGTTGTACTCAGAAGCAGGACATAGGCTATTTATGTCTAACATCTCACAGCAAACCCcgaaaacgcgagcgaagccgcggcagACACCTTGTTACCAATAAATACGATGAAGAAAACGAAGTTCGACGTTCAAGTTACTCGTCGACGGACGTGATAACTGCACGCACGCACGTATATACGCACGCACGTACGCACTGTATAGCCTCTCTTCCATCGATATCTAGGGCGTCCGTCTTATGAACTCTCGGCTAACCTTTTATTAATTGAGAGCCAGCACTCCGCTAACGCTCGattactattttcaaaaaacgattcgttttaattaaagagaatatttttttttttatggcattggttggcagacgagcatatgggccacctgatggtatgtggtcaccaacgcccatagacaaaggcactgtaagaaatattaaccattgcttacatcaccaatgcgccaccaaccttgggaactacgatgtcatgtcccttgtgcctgtgattacactggctcactcacctttctaaccggaaaacaacaatacagagtactgttatttggcggtagaatatctgatgagtgggtggtacctacccagacatgcttgcacaaagccctaccaccaagtgtatattatattttttgtatataatatttttaaactataacgTAATAATAGTTTACGAGACGTAATCAGAGTCTATCACTGGCTAGATACTAATGGATCAGAACTACGAACGAATAGTAGAGTCAATATATGTCAACTGCAGATACTAGTTGTATGTCTATAAATGGAAACGTTAATGAGACAATTCTAACATTCCAGTCTTTATAGTTATCCAGGAatgttactataatttaattggttaaatatatatacatatatgtatatataatatactacacatacatagttttatttaccaaatagtttttcttttatgtcGTTGGTTGGCcgtcgagcatatgggccaactgatggtaagtggtcaccaccgcctatagaaaatagcgctgtgagaaatattaaccattaacaTCGCCAaggcgtcaccaaccttgggaaatacgatgttatgtcccttgtgcctgtagttacactggctcactcaccattcaaaccggaatacaacaatactgagtactattgtttgcacaaagtcctaccaccaagtaaaatatagttAGTTTAATTATAGTCTAGCCGTTTAAACGGCGCCGTTCAACCACTGTATACGCAGCCGCATTTAAAGGTTGCAGGCTCTAGGGCCACAAAAGAGTTGAACCCCTAGAGCAACAGAGTAGTGGATGCCCtagtgattaatattattttaaaaaaatttgaacattttcattATAGTCTGACATTTTCATTTACTCTATTgctaacttttaaaacagtttttagttacataattataatttgactatatctagatatctaaacatatattatattaatattcttaactCTCTTCTGGAGACCCCAGGGCAGTTGCCCCGGTTGCTCTCCTAAACCCGACCCTGACTGAATAACTTTCTGTAAATACATCTTCCGTTCACAGAAAAGGGTAATTTGCTTTAGTTTAAAGacgagtattaataaaattatttatactttttaggttaaatttaataacatattataaattaaactttcaacGTATTTtgcaaagtaataaataaagaattaggTTATTGTTAGGATGCCAATTGAAAGGCGGTGCTCATTAGTAACATAGGCTAGGCTATTAATTGAACGGCTATTTAAGATTAGTGCCAGcgatatagtatatattatatatgaatatatgatatattgaatagatttaataaacataagcGTCGTGATTATCTTCTTTCTATCTATTCTATCTATCTTTAAAATAGCATCGTTGcttgaaaacataaataattaaaaatttggcatctttcgatatatttttctgattatttaatatgacaaacattaatagcctgtaaatttcccactactgggctaatgcctccactcccttcgaggagaaggtttgaagcatagtCCAAcatactgctccaatgcggtttggtggatacaaatgtggaaAAAAATCGTTGAAATGAGACATGACGTgagggtttcctcacgatgttttccttcaccgccgagcacgagatgaattataaacacaaatcaagcacatgaaattcagtggtccttgtctgggtttgaaaccgcaatcatcggttaaggttcacgcgttctaacctaaTAACGGAGTTCTAACCTAATAACCATATAACGTGGTTAGAATATGTATAAACAACCCCCGAGCTTATGTGATGGAAACGAGAGATAACATACATTAGAAAGAGATacacatatattacaatatttttagttaaaccAAATTAATAAAGTCTGTACAGCAAAATCacttattgtatacatttaaataaagtctaGTTTCAAATGacgttgtttttattattttgttccagCAATTCCTCAATTtggcaaagaaaaaaaagaaaccagGAGAGTCCCCACCGCAACCGAAATCAAAAAGCAAATCTTCAGATAGTGAATCTGATTGGGACGATGATGACAAGAAAaatggtaagtttttttttttcttcattttattGAACCTTGGCAGACTGGCAAGCGAGACACGCGATGGTAAtcggtcaccaccgctcatagacattggctttGTTGgtagtattaaccattccttcacCAACTCGAACACTAAGATAATACAATCCtagttcctgtagttacactgactgacTCGCTTTTCAAACCGGACTACGTAAATGCTAAAGTGATGCCAACCCAACccaagcttgcacaaagtcccaTCAACAAGTAATTGTGTCCATGAAAAAGATCGTACTGGGCAGCAAAAATAATGTCTATGTTGATACatccttgtatttttattacatagtacttttttttttacatttatttccttttaattaaatagttatttaaattttatttaaatagttttcaaattaggttaagatgttgattgttttctttttgtgcatgctgcgtgttcttctttaagtaattgtgacacttagaatataattttactttgttatattatattattataatcagtgtacacattgttgaagaaccaaataaaataaattataattacttctcTATAGACTTCAAATTGTAGAAATATTGCTTTTACACACTGaagttaataaattgcaatatatACCTTCCTCAAGTAATTAACATAGATGCAATTTACGTGCTTAAAGTGAAGGGTCCGAGGAAACATGTTATAAGTACCAAGATTATTTAAaaggataaattatataagtacagCTCCCTACATCGCTCGTGAATTGTTAATAGCTGACTTACGATTGATGATGTCGTCCCGATCGATTTTGGTATTGCGTGCATCTTTTAATTCTGTTGCGAGCCAGAATAGatttaaaggcacaagggacattagaTATTAGTTCTTAATGTTGGCGGTTCAATGGCggatggcgatgtaagggaatggataatatttattatagcgtCAATATttctgggcggtggtgatcatttacgATCAGGTAGcacatttatcatttataattttaaaagtcaatGACATTTCAACATCGTAATCTgcagtgagtttcgaatttTTCTCACAGAATAAGCTCGGAACAGCTCTActgttaaatatatcaatataggtatataaagttTTCTGTCTCTATCAGCTCTCCAATGTCTGTATTCTCATATCGACTCTATttctattaaagtatattttaactaattgaGAGGCCGTTTGTATAAATCTAAGTCTTATTTCAGACAAATCATCTTCATCGTCCGGCTCTGAATCAAACAGCGATGCAAGAAGCGATACGTCGAAGAAGAAAGAACCAGCTAAAACGAGTAGGAAAAGTTCATCGGACCATTCAGAGGAAAGAAAGAAACCGGAACCAAAAAGAAGTGAAGTCAGGAAAAGCACAGACAGTGCCGGGTCGGGGAAGAAGAAGGATGTGTACAGTGAACCAGAGGAAGGTGAGTGGATGACGATAAGTAAATTTACTGCATGCAATGCTGGGCAAACGGAATGTGGAGCAAGTTTACGACAAAACTctttttaagaaaatgtttatcagaccaatgtaaataaaaaattgggaCAGACTGCGCAAGTTATTACAGTACGACTGTGTCTCCGTTAACACAGTCagtatttctttacatttttaatccgGTAGAACAACATTGTCAGAAGTTCCAAAACGCCTTCCAAACTTTTGACTGCTAGTGAAAACTTTAATGTTGTCCATTAGCCAACGAATCGTTCCTTGACGTGCAACACGGTAAGTGTTCTGCTGCTTTGCTGCAATCTGTGAGTTGTTtagtgaaaagggacggaaatgTGTAACGGGGATGCGCACGCcgtttgatttgaccaatgagcgtgcGATGCTAGAGTTGACATCAAATGGTAGCAACACATTCTCCGAAAGGACgtaatgttaatgttgcttacAACCAACGATGAGATATAACAATTTACGCATCGTGTACAAATACTATAAGGCTTTCCCCCCCCCCCTCCCTTTTAACCAAAtacaacagtatttaaaacgggatctttaccatgttttttatttttatttggtggagctcgatatttcgacattatctacgaatgtcttgttctcgtgaagtaataaaaagtaataaaaataaccatgttaatttaaaatcaaatacaacatattttagttttagtcaCAAGATTTGTTGTGCTCCTATATTTATCACTAAACGCACGTTTTGTTCACAGGCGAAGTATCTTCACACTCATCAGACAATGATTCAATAGATTCAGAGGAAGAATTTGATGATGGGTAaggagaattattttaaaatattaaattgattaaatgtcTCACAACTGGGCTTAAGGCCTTTGATTAGAAGGTTTGGTGCTTATTCTACCGCGAATAATgttttcgaatttaatttatataacactagTTTACGCACGCGTTTACGCACGCGTTTTATGTGGTGGTTGTTGGGTATTATTCGCATttggtatttttatatctttattaattatgtgaTAAACAGTTACGATGAAAATCTAATGGGAGATGAAGAAGACAGAGCTCGGCTGGCGGCCATGTCGGAGAAGGAGCGTGAACAGGAGATATTTAAACGCATAGAGAGGCGGGACTTGATGAAGACACGGTAAGATGATCATTTTCAcactaaactattattaaatattattagtaacaaattaataaacagtATGTATCTGAACATGTCTGTCTGTATTAACAGAAGTCGGTAGCTAGAAAACAATGTTACTAATGGGTGCTTCGAACATATTGGTGTCTGACAGGGTTGTATTTTAGAACCATTTTTATTTCGCGTATATACATCTGAGTAGTTATttgcaaaatatgtatttattattataatatatcgctctaataatatattttaattttgtcgattcataaacacatttttttttatgttaaaaagtaaTGTTAGTCATTTAAAAAGGCGTGGAGTTTATATCTTTatctgacataactttgtatttcaaatgtaggGAAAGATTGACCACTTACTTTATTGCCCGTttttctaggtagaatctatgTACATTCCGAAGCGGCGGAAGCTTTACGTTTAAGATACAATTGTAGTGCTAGTAGGTGCTCGTAAaagcgaataaaatatattttgatttcgatcgAGCGTAAAATATAATGATCCGATTTGTCTCTTAAATACACTGGAGTCTCACGGGGTTGCACTTTAgagccatttttattttgaccacATGCATCCGagtagtattaatttattacgtcaATATACCGTTAGTGTATAACTCCGTCACGATTCGTATCAATTCAATGTAAACGAGGGCTCACTAATCGTTCGAAATTTGTAATTGTAGGTGGGAAATAGAACGCAAGCTGCGCCTGGCGCGGCGCTCCGCGGCCGAGCGCGGCGCGTCGCCCGCCGAGCTGGCGCGGCGCCGCGACGCGCGCAAGCGCCGCCGCGAGCAGCGCGCCAAGCTGCAGGCGCGCCGCCAGCGGGACCACGAGCGCCGCGGTGAGGCGCGCCGGCCGGCCCCAGATGACTCGGGGCTTAGGCGGATTGGGAACTGGCGTTATTTTCATAAACGTTAAATGGATTACTAGATTTTTCTCGTTTCGTACGCTACCTTTAGGTCATTAACATTATGGCGTTTCATGCTCACTTTGTAGTGCCACAAAAGCTAGGAGTAAAGTGTAGTCTgatttgcttaaaaaaattgtaaataaaactgttcTCTCGCAGAATCCGAAAAGGAGGAGCCAAAGGAGCCCGAAAAGGAAAAAGAGAACCCGCCCGAGAGTCCTGGGGAAATTCGAGACGATCCCAAGGACGAAGGTATGTTTGAGTTCGACGTGTGTGAAATACTAATGACGGCTcctgaaaatgaaaatataaatgagcACCGAGTCTAATTTTATTTGACGGGTGATAATCGTATTGACCGCCTCGGTCGTACAGTGGTcagatataaggccgcagatacAGAGATCCGGGGTTTCGAATACCccggtcgggccgataaaaagttaccggacttttctatcgaaaaaaacCAGCAACAGCCCCGCGGTCGTGCCCCGCGACATAACCCAGCGTAACGCCCGCCGCCCGCAGAGCGCTCGGCGTCGCCGCTGTTCGGCGCGAAGACGGAGCGCAAGCGCAACGTGGACGACCGGCGCGTCAACGCGATGGCGGCGCTGCGCGCGCAGCGGGACGCGCGCGCCACGCGCGTCGAGACGGAGCAGCGCAAGCGCGCCGAGCTGCAGCGCAAGGAGGACGACGACGTGAGTGCCCTCGACACTCGAcgcaataattattacttatgttTACGATGCGACTCGTAGGTCTGACGTAGAAGTTAGCAGGTCTCTTGAGGTCTCACTTGATTTAGGAATCCCGCAAGGACTAATACTTGACCCCTTTTTATTCCTCGTATACATATATGACTTTCTCTTTCTTgtaggaaatataaatataatgcatGTCCAAGCACTAGAATCacacattggttatgtaagaggTAGTTTCTTAAAGCATCAACATCTATGGTGATCGGTCACaaccatattaattaaaaaggaaaaaaaagtttattgttaatattaacaatttcttgcAGGACGCAGACGCAGAAATAATAGGCGGAACAAGTAAACAGAGCGTCAAGTTAAAAGCATCGGACATATACTCGGACGATTCTGGTTCAGATTCAGAAGATAATAAGTCACAAGGTTAGTTGAGTCCTCGGTATTCAAATTCAAGTAATTTTTATCATACTCTGTTTACTTTtaacacattatttaaattaaagaaagtctttataagtaactttaaaacgactttaaataattattaagtatatatttatatataaagctagtatcgataaaataaattaaaataatgtgcaAGGTTACGCCAGAGGACACGGAGATTTAACCCGGTGTCCGTCTCTATGAATAGAAAATTTCTCACCTTGAGTTTGGTGTCAAGTTTCTGTAATTATCATTGATTTTGTTGAACAATTGCTAACTATTTTTGTTGATGAACGTATCTTTGAATTATTTCTAGGCCGGAGAAGTTCTTCGAGCTCGTCCTCATCAGACGCGGAGGTGGAAGAGAAGAAGCGTGAAAGAGAGGAAGTCGAAGTCAAATACGCAGATACTAGGGATCAGATTAATAAACTTAGATTAAGCaggtattatatgttatatttttagttttaagtagtAGGTATTTTGTAGGTGTCTGGGTAGAAACCCACTCCTCAATTgaataaatcaaagtatactttattcaagtaggcatccTTTTACAGAACTAAATTAGAagtaccaccggttccgaatgtagattctgccgagaaaagtcggcaagaaactcagtagtaatcacatattctactgctaagATGCAATACTTACTGTACTAgtactgttgtattccggtttgaaagttgAGTGTTCactttaactacaggcacgagggatataacattacatttaatatttcttgtagtgCTATGggaagtggtgaccacctaccacaAGGTAGCCAACTTACCAGTCAGCctatcgatataaaataaaaagttactctATGAGAAGAAAATCACTAACTCTTAGtagagtaattattattaactactgagtttcttgtcggttcttctcggtagaatttacattccgaaccggtggtagctttactttaaagagtttgttaaattacgattcaaatttgcttgtaaaagcctacttgaataaagtatattttgattttgattaattgaATACAAAGTAAAGTTTGGTTCGAATTGTTTCAGGTTTAAATTAGAAAGATTAGTACATTTACCGTTCTTCTCGCGAGTCGTTCAGGGCTGTTTCGTTCGTATAGGCATCGGGAATAACAACGGCAACCCCGTCTACAGGGTGagttacatttaatattcataattaaatatctggCTGTTAGACGTAGGAGTACCCGAGGTGACCCAGTGGTGCACGCGTGCGTCTCCACCGATAATAGCGGGAATAATCCTGggcacttttaaattttaatttttatttataattcatctcagcggtaaaggaaaacatcgagacgaaactgcatgtgtctaatttcatttctgccacatgtatacaccaacccgcattggtgcagcaTGGTGGATAAAGCTCTAAATCTTTTCCTCAAAGGCTTTGGCCCAGTAGTGGGATTTTTACAATCTATTAGTAGTTAGTAGTTAAAAAATCCAATCGATAATAGTTATAGAATACTGGGATCTTAACACAGAATTATAAAGTTCAAATTGGAGTAACTTGCATAACATGATGGCGAAAATCTTAAACCCATCAGCTTTTTAGGAGAGGACCCTATGCCCAGACCCGTCTTAAGAGCAGTAAGCGCCCTAGTGCAAATATGTTCTGTTAATctctcccccccccccccaagcAATTTTAAAGACCATCAGGGGAGCCTCTCTAATGGTCCGAGACTTGACCGTGCGAGGTGCATGGGTTATTGGCAACCCATGCAGCCTGATTTAAGACGGACCCGAGTCGAATATTGACATGCTGTCAGTGTTCAGCATCACACTTTGTTATTTGTGATCTTGTAACACTAGTACTAGACCAAGTTTTCGATTTGAAGTCTTCAAAACTTTTCATATTGCAGGTCGCTGAAATAATAGACGTATACGAAACGGCGAAAGTATATAATTTAGGTAACACAAGAACGAATAAGGGCTTTAAGTTACGCCACGGAACCCAGGACAGAGTGTTTAGATTGGAGTTCGTTAGCAATCAGGTAAATATGAATtccaattatatattctactgttAAATGgtaaacttagtattgttatccGGTTTTaagtgagtgagccggtgtaactacaggtataagGGACATAAAGTCTAAGTTCCCAAGTTATGgaggtgatataaggaatggttaatatttcttacaacaccaattcCTATGGTCAGGTGGCCCATCCGcctaaatattcgaaaaaaaaaaaaactaattaattttagtgtAAAAGTCACTTTCAGTCTTGTTATACTGTATACCAAAAAATTGACCCAAAATCAGTGGTTGTATTAACTAGATACCTGATGGCGACGGTGTCCCGTGAGACAAGCCATCTGTGCTACATCTTATAGGGTACAGATGTGAGCACAAACACAGGTCTCTGTTACTTCTCCTATAATCCGATACAAACTGAAGGAGCTCAGGCGCCGGACCAACGGCTTCAGGTGCGCAAGCGCACGGGAGCTGAGACGCTATCAACCAGCAATCTGCGAATTAATTAGACAAATAAGCACTTGGTAGCCTTCAAATTATCTGAGCTATAGTAGACAGCTTCTTTGGAACGAagtttacgcggcttacagtagagcgAACTGGCGGAGATTGTCACGTAAGAAAAAAGCGTTATGACCCCAAGCCCCCCTCCCTCCCTTGGCGAACTTTCCCTCTACATCTCTGTGTccctttctattatatacaatCACATGTAACATAATAACTAAATACTAATCAATTTCTcgtatgctaatattattacaaaaacagtttaacaATGATACGCCTGACCGTATATCGCGCTGCTTCCCGCCAAAAAGTGAATCAATTTAAAAGA harbors:
- the LOC113404881 gene encoding RNA polymerase-associated protein Rtf1-like produces the protein MAKRKNKPLIDSDSSSECSDLDSQFLNLAKKKKKPGESPPQPKSKSKSSDSESDWDDDDKKNDKSSSSSGSESNSDARSDTSKKKEPAKTSRKSSSDHSEERKKPEPKRSEVRKSTDSAGSGKKKDVYSEPEEGEVSSHSSDNDSIDSEEEFDDGYDENLMGDEEDRARLAAMSEKEREQEIFKRIERRDLMKTRWEIERKLRLARRSAAERGASPAELARRRDARKRRREQRAKLQARRQRDHERRESEKEEPKEPEKEKENPPESPGEIRDDPKDEERSASPLFGAKTERKRNVDDRRVNAMAALRAQRDARATRVETEQRKRAELQRKEDDDDADAEIIGGTSKQSVKLKASDIYSDDSGSDSEDNKSQGRRSSSSSSSSDAEVEEKKREREEVEVKYADTRDQINKLRLSRFKLERLVHLPFFSRVVQGCFVRIGIGNNNGNPVYRVAEIIDVYETAKVYNLGNTRTNKGFKLRHGTQDRVFRLEFVSNQEFTDNEFQKWHRAIKEANKKPPTMDFVRNKISEVKDALMYEFKEEDIEKIVAEKERFRSHPTNYAMKKTQLMKERDVAQLRGDEELVTDLNAKLQELEERASALDKTRTSSIQSISYINNRNRKLNVETAERAIMEEVKANKGKKTDDPFTRRHTKPVMNFKSQGSRSQELLKNEQAAAEEQMMREEDEKLNKEKDERERLAQTEDDVVKKDKNAPTDNSSLYSLHDFDINIEIDLPIPKAVSSQSKQITIKVKESGPKRSLNLEEYKKRHGLI